In a single window of the Candidatus Binatia bacterium genome:
- the cysT gene encoding sulfate ABC transporter permease subunit CysT, translating into MIDVNRRVLPGFRLSLGYTVFYLSLLVLIPLAACFLKATSLTLDQFWATVWTPRARAAYGLTFGASMAAAVIDVVFGVVVAWVLVRYQFPFRRIFDALIDLPLALPTAVAGLVYSSLYVKSGWIGRFLVPLGIQASYSRLAIVLVLTFIGLPFVVRTLQPVLENLELEFEEAAACLGATRGQTFWRVILPALSPAIITGFALAFARALGEYGSVVFVSGNMPFKTEIAPVLIVARLEEFAYGEATAIAVVLLLMSFTMLILINLLERWSKSNVA; encoded by the coding sequence TACTTGAGCCTGCTCGTCCTCATCCCGCTGGCGGCTTGCTTTCTCAAAGCGACCTCGCTCACGCTCGACCAGTTCTGGGCGACGGTGTGGACGCCCCGCGCCCGCGCGGCGTACGGACTGACGTTCGGCGCCTCCATGGCGGCTGCGGTGATCGATGTGGTTTTCGGCGTGGTGGTGGCGTGGGTGCTCGTCCGTTACCAGTTCCCCTTCAGACGCATCTTCGACGCCCTCATCGATCTGCCACTGGCGTTACCGACGGCCGTCGCCGGGCTGGTGTATTCGAGCCTGTACGTCAAGAGCGGCTGGATCGGACGCTTCCTCGTGCCGCTCGGGATTCAGGCGTCGTACTCCCGCCTGGCGATCGTTCTCGTGCTGACGTTCATCGGTCTGCCGTTCGTCGTGCGGACACTGCAGCCGGTGCTCGAAAACTTGGAGTTGGAATTCGAGGAAGCCGCGGCCTGCCTCGGCGCCACGCGCGGGCAGACCTTCTGGCGTGTGATTCTGCCGGCCTTGTCCCCGGCCATCATCACCGGCTTCGCGCTCGCCTTCGCCCGGGCGCTCGGTGAGTACGGCTCTGTGGTTTTCGTTTCGGGGAACATGCCGTTCAAGACCGAGATCGCCCCGGTCTTGATCGTGGCACGATTGGAAGAGTTCGCTTACGGCGAGGCCACGGCCATCGCTGTCGTCCTGCTGCTCATGTCGTTCACCATGCTGATCCTCATCAACCTGCTGGAACGTTGGAGCAAGAGCAATGTCGCTTGA